The DNA segment CACGCCTGACTGGTGAGCACACTCTCTCCTCCTTTATCCTGCGGTTTGTTCCCGTCCGCAGCAGCAGGAGCCTGCCATGATTCGACTTGCCAAGATTCTGGTCCCCACCGATTTCAGCGAATTCAGCAAACATGCCCTGAAATATGGCTGTGAGCTGGCGCGAAAGTTTTCGGCGGAGTTGACCGTCTTGAACGTGGTGGAAGACATCTACCCGTTGGTGGCTGACCCCGGGTTGATGCTCAGTGCCCCGGTCGACATGACGACCGAACTGCAACAGGCGTCGGAAATTGGCCTGAAGACGTTCGTCCCTGCCGATTGGGCGGAAGGCATCACCATTCATCACAAGGTGCTGGTCGGCACGCCATTTGTCGAAGTGGTTCGCTTTGCCCGGGAACACCAGTTCGACTTGCTCGTCATCACCACCCACGGCCGCAGCGGGCTGGCGCATGCATTGATGGGAAGCGTGGCCGAGAAGATCGTGCGGAAATCCTCCTGCCCGGTGCTGACCGTCCGGCCAGAGGGTCACGACTTCGTGATGCCGTGATCGCCAAACTCGTCTTTCTGCATCAGCCTGCAACTTTCGCCTGGCTGACGGTCAATGCCACGCTCGTTGGCTTCGTCTTGGCCGTTGCATCCATCGTGGCAGGCGTGATTGTTGTCGCTCGCCTTCGCCGAACGAAAGAGCCAGAAGCGACTCGGGCGCAGCGTGAGTTCCATAAGCATCGCGAACGATTGCAGTCGGACTTCTTTCAACTCGCCGCCGCCAGGGGCAAACCGCGCGGCCTGCGCTGGACAAGATGCGACTGGAAGCCGGATGTCGTGTTCGCCACGGACCTCGCCACCGGACTATTGACCGCTTTTGTGGATGTCGAGATCCACTTCGAAGCGATCCCCGGCGGCGACATGGAAGAGGTCGAAGCGGTTGGCCATTTCCGCGAAGCCTCCGCCGTATTCCACTGCCAGTCCGGCCAGTGGGGCACCGGCGGCAAGGCGCTTTTCAACATGCGCCCTGCCGAAGCCGTGACGCGACTCGCCGGGCAGTATGAAATGCTGTAGGGTGCATGCAGCAACGCGAAATGCACCATGGGCTTGCGGCCCAGTTGAAGAATATTTCAATCCGGCTGGCTGGCGGCAACGTTGAGACTTCTAATGGACTCCAACTCGCCAACACAACACGACGAGCAGTCACCTCCCCCACGGCCTTGGCCGGAAGTCGAATCGAAGATTCAATTTCCGGATGCATGGCCGTCTGTTGCAAGTCTTTCGATCTGTTTTCTGTTCGTTATTGGCTTTTACAACGTCATAGTCAGTGC comes from the Planctomicrobium piriforme genome and includes:
- a CDS encoding universal stress protein, with translation MIRLAKILVPTDFSEFSKHALKYGCELARKFSAELTVLNVVEDIYPLVADPGLMLSAPVDMTTELQQASEIGLKTFVPADWAEGITIHHKVLVGTPFVEVVRFAREHQFDLLVITTHGRSGLAHALMGSVAEKIVRKSSCPVLTVRPEGHDFVMP